CCATGGAAGGAACCAGAATGGATGGTACTCCTTTCGGTGGCCAACAGGAAGCCGAGATAATGGAACTCCTGAAGAAAAATGGTTTTGAAACAGCAGGACGTGAATCACTTTACAATGGAATAACCGGTGAAAGGTTAGAATCCGAGATATTCGTTGGAGTCGCATTTTACCAGAAACTGCACCATATGACTGCTGACAAAGTTTATGCAAGATCCAGAGGACCTGTACAGGTTTTAACAAGACAACCAACAGAAGGAAGAGCAAGAGAAGGTGGTTTAAGATTTGGAGAAATGGAAAGGGACTGTCTCATTGCACACGGAGCAGCATTAGCACTCAAAGAAAGACTGCTGGATGAATCCGACAAGTACGAAGCATTAGTATGTCAGGACTGTGGAATGATAGCCATATACGACAGAATAAGGGATAAAAAATACTGTGCAATATGTGGAGAATCAGAAACATTCCCAGTTGAGATTTCATATGCATTCAAACTTTTACTCGACGAACTCAAGAGCCTTTGTATATTCCCAAAATTAGTTCTTGAAGATAAAGCATAGGGGCGAACAAAAGCGGATATGATGCTGGAATTAAGAATAAAAGCACATAAAAGCACATAATAATAAGGAGAGAATGAGCTTGAAAGGAATTTTAAAAAAGATTTCCCAAATCAACTTTGGTCTTATGTCTCCAGAGAACATAAGAAAAATGTCCGTTACCAAAATTGTAACACCAGACACCTATGATGAGGACGGATATCCAATAGAAGCTGGACTCATGGACCCAAGGTTGGGAGTTATTGACCCCGGTCTTAGATGTAGATCCTGTGGATCAAAAGGTGGAGATTGTCAAGGACACTTTGGTCATATAAATCTAGCAAGACCGGTTATACATGTTGGTTTTGCAGACACAATTCATAAAGTACTTAGATCAACTTGCAAAGACTGTGGACGTGTTCTCTTAACAGAATCTGAAATGGTAGATTACAGGGAAAAGATAGAGAATCACCTCAAAAATGAGGAGAGCATAACAGCAATTATTAAAGAAATTTACACTGTTGCAAGAAGAGATAAATGCCCTCACTGTGCAGAAGAACAGGAAGATGTCAAAATTGATAAACCAGTTTCAATAGTTGAAGGAAACTATAAACTCACTGCAAGTGAAGTAAGAGAAAGGTTAGAAACCATTCCTGATGATGAGTATATATTTGTTGGAATAAATCGTGATATTGCGAAACCCGAATGGATGGTTTTAACTGTACTTCCAGTTCCACCAGTAACTGTGAGACCTTCAATAACACTTGAAACAGGGGAAAGATCTGAAGATGATCTAACCCACAAGCTTGTTGATATTTTAAGGATCAACCAGAGACTTAAAGAGAACATGGAAGCAGGAGCACCACAACTGATAGTTGAAGATCTCTGGGAACTTTTACAGTATCATGTTACAACTTACTTTGATAATGAAGCATCTGGTGTGCCACCTGCCAGACATCGTTCAGGAAGGCCACTTAAAACACTTGCACAACGTTTAAAAGGTAAAGAAGGACGTTTCAGAAGTAATTTATCAGGTAAAAGGGTAAATTTCTCCGCAAGAACAGTTATATCTCCAGATCCAAACATCAGTATAAATGAGGTAGGAGTTCCGGAGATGATTGCCACAGAAGTTACTGTACCTGTTTTTGTAACTGAATGGAATATGGATGCAATGAAGAAGTTCATTATGAACGGTCCAAAAAAGCATCCTGGAGCTAACTATGTTATACGGCCAGATGAAAGGAAGATAAGGGTGTATGACGAGACCAAGGAAACTGTTATCGAAAAATTGGAACCTGGTTTCATAGTAGAAAGACATCTAATGGATGGAGATGTAGTTTTATTCAATAGGCAACCTTCTCTCCACAGGATGTCAATGATGGCCCATGAAGTTAAAGTTTTACCCTACAAAACATTCAGATTGAATTTATGTGTATGTCCACCATACAATGCTGATTTTGATGGGGATGAAATGAACATGCACGTATTCCAGACAGAAGAATCCCGTGCAGAGGCCAAGTCCCTTATGAGGGTTCAGGAACACATACTCTCCCCAAGATTTGGAGGACCTATTATAGGTGGAATACACGATCATATATCTGGCGCATATCTTCTAACAAGAGAAGGTTCAAACTTCTCAGAAGAAGATGTATTCCAGATGGTTAAACATGCAAGAATGCCATTACCAAAACCAACAGGTGAAGAGTGGACTGGAAAACAGGTTTTTAGCCTGCTGCTTCCAAAGGATCTGAACATGGTTTACAAGGCAGAGATATGCAGAAAATGTGATGAATGCCTTAAACAGGAATGTAAAAATGATGCATATGTTGTTATTGAAAATGGACAGATTAGATCGGGAGCCATGGATGAAAAAGCATATGGTGCATTTTCAGGTAAGATACTTGATTCCATAGTCAAGGAGTATGGTACAGACAAGGCACGTGAATTCCTTGATGCATCAACAAAACTTGCAATATCTGGAATAATGAAAAGGGGTTTCACAACCAGTACCGCAGACGAAGAAATACCAAGGGAAGCCAAGGACCGTATAGAGGAGTTATTGGCAAATGCAGAGGCAAAGGTTGAAAAACTTATCGATGCATACCATAATGAAGAACTAGAAGCCCTCCCTGGCCGAAGTCTGAGGGAAACACTCGAAATGAAGATAATGCAGGTACTTGGTGAAGCAAGGGACAAGTCTGGTGAAATAGCAGAAAGTTACTTTGGAATGGAGAACCATGCAGTTATAATGGCACTTACAGGTGCTAGAGGATCAATGTTGAACCTGACCCAGATTGCAGCATGTGTAGGTCAGCAGTCTGTTCGTGGTGGGCGTATAGAGAGAGGTTACAGTAAACGTACCTTACCTCATTTCCAAGTTGGAGAATTAGGTGCAAAGGCAAGTGGATTTGTTCACTCAAGCTACAAAAAAGGCCTGGACCCACTAGAATTTTTCTTCCATGCAATGGGAGGAAGGGAAGGACTTGTGGATACAGCTATACGTACTGCACAGAGTGGTTACATGCAACGAAGACTTGTTAATGCCCTCCAGGATCTGAATGTACAACCAGATGGAACTGTGAGGGACAACAGGGGAGTTATCATCCAAACAGAATATGGTGAAGATGGTATAGACCCTGCAAAAAGTGACTATGGTAAAGTTGCAGATATAGACAGGATGATCGATGAAATGAGAATAAAATCCAAGGTTAAATAACCAAAGGATTCATCGCATCCATTTTAATTTAATGAATTATTTGATATTATTTGATTGGGACGTAATTTAGGATCAGGTGGTTTTGTGGACATAGAGAAGGTAGAAAAGGTTGTTAAGAAGAAAAGGACCAAATTTCCTGAAAAACTTATTTATGAAATAGCTGAAGCAGCCGAAAGACATGAATTAAATGACAAGGAACTAGATGAACTTGTTAAGGAAATTAAAAAGGCAAACCAGCGTGCGGGTGTCGAAAATGGAGAAGCAGTTGGTACTGTTGCTGCACAGTCTGTTGGGGAGCCTGGTACTCAGATGACCATGCGTACTTTTCACTATGCAGGTGTTGCAGAGCTGAATGTTACATTGGGACTGCCGCGTCTAATAGAAATTGTTGACGCCAGAAAGAAGATATCAACTCCAACAATGGGAATATACTTCGATGAAGAGTACAGTGCAGACGAAGAATTCGTAAGGCGAATAGCCAATCGTATTGGTAAAATTGTCTTAAATGATATTCTAAAGGATTTTAACGTCAATTATGCAAATATGAACCTTTCCATCGAGATCGATGAGGCCAAGGTTGAAGATAAAAGACTAGACCATGACGAGATCATAGCCAAGATAGAAAAAGCTTTTAAGAAAGTAGAAATAGATAAGAACCTACTCAGTTTTGAACCTACGATTTCTGATCCTAAACATGCAATAAGAGAATTAAGACTTTTAGCTGATAAGGTTCGCGATCTCCAGATAAGTGGTGTTAAAAACATCGGGAAGGTTGTGATCAGGAAAGAAGGTGCAGAATGGGCTATACACACTGAAGGTTCAAATCTTGGAGCCGTCCTCAAAATGGAAGGTGTTAATAAGACCAGAACAAGCACTAATGACATCCATGAGGTAGAGAAGGTTTTAGGAGTAGAGGCAGCGCGAAATGCAATCATACATGAAGCACAGAGTACAATGGAAGAACAGGGACTTACAGTTGATGTAAGGCATATAATGCTGGTTGCAGATATGATGACTGCTGATGGTAAGGTAAAATCCATTGGAAGACACGGTATAAGCGGTGAAAAGGCCAGTGTTCTTGCAAGAGCTTCTTTTGAAGAAACAGGTAAACACCTTTTAAGAGCCAGTATTAGAGGAGAAATTGATCACCTCACTGGTATAATTGAAAATATTATAATAGGGCAGCCAATACCACTGGGAACAGGGTCTGTTGGCGTCATTATGAAAGAGAAGAAATAGGAGGCAGTAGATGGATATAGATAGAGGAATAAGAGTTGCTGTAGATACAGGTAATGTTATACTAGGATCTGATAAATCAATTCAGGAGCTGAAGCTTGGAAAGGGTAAGCTCGTGATACTTGCAGGTAACTGTCCTAAAGATATAAGGGAAGATGTTGAGCAGTATTCAGAATTATCAGATATCACTGTTTACAATTATGATGGTACAAGTGTGGATCTTGGATCTGTATGCGGTAAACCATTCACAGTTGCAACGTTAATTATTAAGGATCCTGGTGACTCCACTATATTAGAGATTATGGGGTAGTTTCTGTGACTATAAAATTTTCGACCAATGAAATAAGGTACATTGCACTGTTTGAAAGTATGACCGGTGCAATGGTAAAGGACCTTTTAGTTGATGATGAAAATGGTAAATTAACCTTCCTTGTTAAAAAGGGAGATATGGGACTTGCCATTGGAAAAAGAGGCAGCACTGTTGCCAAGGTTCAAAAAACAGTTGACAAGGGTGTTGAGGTTATTGAACACTCTGATGATCAAGTTGAATTCATAGGTAATCTCATGGCTCCGGCTAAGATCAGAAGTATAAGAATACTTCAGAAGGAAAATGGGGAGAAGATTGCCACTCTTGAAACAGATTCAAGAAATAAAAGAACTGCTATTGGAAAGGGTGGCCAAAATATTGAACGAGCCAGACTCTTGGCCAAGAGACAGCATAATATAAATAACATTATTATAAAATAGAGAAGAACGAAGAAACAGATGATTCAAATCATAGTATTCAATATAATAAATGTTACTCGTTGATTATCATCGAATGATATTATATTAAATAATCATAAATTGAATATCTGATAACTTAATTAAATATTAATATTTACAAGGAGGAATTTCATTTGCCAGGACTTTTCGCAGCAAAAAAGCTTAAAAAGAATAGACAAAATTTCAGGTGGAAGGATGTGGAATATAAGAGGAAAGCTCTTAGATTAGATGTAAAAGCAGATCCACTTGAAGGCGCACCCCAAGCTAGAGGAATCGTTATTGAAAAAGTAGGTGTAGAGGCAAAACAGCCAAACTCTGCTATAAGGAAATGTGTACGTGTCCAGCTTATAAAAAATGGTAAACAATTAACAGCCTTCGCTCCAGGAGACGGTGCAATAGGTTTCATTGATGAACATGACGAAGTCATGATCGAGGGAATCGGAGGGCCTTCAGGAAGGTCTATGGGTGATATCCCTGGTGTTAGATGGAAGGTTACAAAAGTTAACAGCGTATCATTACAACAAATGGTTATAGGTAGAATAGAAAAACCTGTAAGATAAAAGTGAGGTAATTTTAATGAGTTTTAAGGTCTTCGATAAATGGGATTTAGAAGAGGTGAAGGTAGAGGACTTAGGTCTTGTAAACTACATTTGCCTTGACGAAATTCTGGTTCCGCACACCCTAGGAAGGCATGTTAAAAGGCAGTTCGCAAAATCCAAAGTTTCCATAGTTGAAAGACTCATGAACAAAATCATGAGAACACATAGAAACTCTGGGAAAAAGAACAAGTCTTACAACATAGTTAAAGGGGCATTGGATATTATAAACCAGAGGTCAAAAAAGAACCCTATTCAGGTTCTAGTGAAAGCGGTAGAAAACACTTCTCCACGTGAAGAAACAACCAGAATAAAGTATGGTGGAATAGGATATCAAGTAGCAGTGGATATAGCACCACAGAGAAGGGTTGATCTGGCTGTTGGATTCTTAACAAGAGGCGCTCTACAATCATCATTCAAAAGGAAACGATCTGTAGAAGAATGTCTTGCTGATGAACTTCTTTTTGCTGCAGAGTACGATACAAGAAGCTTTGCAATCGGAAAGAAGGAAGAGAAAGAAAGAATTGCAAGATCTGCCCACTAATGTTGATGATTATGAATTTTTGGTTACTAGGTGATTTTGGTGAGTAGACGTACTAAAATGATTAATAAGATTAAGGAATTGATGTACACTCCTAAGTATATAAGGAACATAGGTATTGTGGCCCATATTGACCACGGGAAAACCACACTATCTGACAACCTCCTGGCTGGAGCGGGCATGATCTCTAGAGAACTTGCAGGTGATCAGCGGTTTCTGGACTTTGATGACCAGGAACAAGCAAGAGGAATTACCATAGATGCAGCAAACGTTTCAATGGTCCACAAGTACAGGGAAGATGAGTACCTAATAAACCTCATAGACACACCTGGTCACGTTGACTTCGGTGGAGATGTTACAAGGGCAATGAGAGCTGTTGACGGTGCAGTTGTTGTTATATGTGCAGTTGAAGGTATAATGCCACAGACAGAAACTGTTCTGCGTCAGGCTTTAAAAGAAAATGTTCGGCCTGTTTTATTCATAAACAAGGTTGATCGTCTTATAAACGAGCTCAAACTTGAGGGAGACGAATTACAGAACAGGTTCCTTAAGATAATAGCCAGTGCTAATAAGCTCATAAAAAATATGGCTCCAGAGCAGTTCAAGAAGGAATGGCTTGCAAGAGTTGAGGATGGAAGTGTTGCATTTGGATCAGCATATCATAATTGGGCTATAAATGTTCCAATGATGCAGAAAACAGGTATAACATTTAACGATATTCGTGAAGCTTGTCGAGACGACAAACAGAAGGACT
This sequence is a window from Methanobacterium sp. SMA-27. Protein-coding genes within it:
- a CDS encoding 30S ribosomal protein S12; protein product: MPGLFAAKKLKKNRQNFRWKDVEYKRKALRLDVKADPLEGAPQARGIVIEKVGVEAKQPNSAIRKCVRVQLIKNGKQLTAFAPGDGAIGFIDEHDEVMIEGIGGPSGRSMGDIPGVRWKVTKVNSVSLQQMVIGRIEKPVR
- a CDS encoding NusA-like transcription termination signal-binding factor; amino-acid sequence: MTIKFSTNEIRYIALFESMTGAMVKDLLVDDENGKLTFLVKKGDMGLAIGKRGSTVAKVQKTVDKGVEVIEHSDDQVEFIGNLMAPAKIRSIRILQKENGEKIATLETDSRNKRTAIGKGGQNIERARLLAKRQHNINNIIIK
- a CDS encoding 50S ribosomal protein L30e; translated protein: MDIDRGIRVAVDTGNVILGSDKSIQELKLGKGKLVILAGNCPKDIREDVEQYSELSDITVYNYDGTSVDLGSVCGKPFTVATLIIKDPGDSTILEIMG
- a CDS encoding 30S ribosomal protein S7; this translates as MSFKVFDKWDLEEVKVEDLGLVNYICLDEILVPHTLGRHVKRQFAKSKVSIVERLMNKIMRTHRNSGKKNKSYNIVKGALDIINQRSKKNPIQVLVKAVENTSPREETTRIKYGGIGYQVAVDIAPQRRVDLAVGFLTRGALQSSFKRKRSVEECLADELLFAAEYDTRSFAIGKKEEKERIARSAH
- the rpoA2 gene encoding DNA-directed RNA polymerase subunit A'' — its product is MDIEKVEKVVKKKRTKFPEKLIYEIAEAAERHELNDKELDELVKEIKKANQRAGVENGEAVGTVAAQSVGEPGTQMTMRTFHYAGVAELNVTLGLPRLIEIVDARKKISTPTMGIYFDEEYSADEEFVRRIANRIGKIVLNDILKDFNVNYANMNLSIEIDEAKVEDKRLDHDEIIAKIEKAFKKVEIDKNLLSFEPTISDPKHAIRELRLLADKVRDLQISGVKNIGKVVIRKEGAEWAIHTEGSNLGAVLKMEGVNKTRTSTNDIHEVEKVLGVEAARNAIIHEAQSTMEEQGLTVDVRHIMLVADMMTADGKVKSIGRHGISGEKASVLARASFEETGKHLLRASIRGEIDHLTGIIENIIIGQPIPLGTGSVGVIMKEKK
- a CDS encoding DNA-directed RNA polymerase subunit A', producing the protein MKGILKKISQINFGLMSPENIRKMSVTKIVTPDTYDEDGYPIEAGLMDPRLGVIDPGLRCRSCGSKGGDCQGHFGHINLARPVIHVGFADTIHKVLRSTCKDCGRVLLTESEMVDYREKIENHLKNEESITAIIKEIYTVARRDKCPHCAEEQEDVKIDKPVSIVEGNYKLTASEVRERLETIPDDEYIFVGINRDIAKPEWMVLTVLPVPPVTVRPSITLETGERSEDDLTHKLVDILRINQRLKENMEAGAPQLIVEDLWELLQYHVTTYFDNEASGVPPARHRSGRPLKTLAQRLKGKEGRFRSNLSGKRVNFSARTVISPDPNISINEVGVPEMIATEVTVPVFVTEWNMDAMKKFIMNGPKKHPGANYVIRPDERKIRVYDETKETVIEKLEPGFIVERHLMDGDVVLFNRQPSLHRMSMMAHEVKVLPYKTFRLNLCVCPPYNADFDGDEMNMHVFQTEESRAEAKSLMRVQEHILSPRFGGPIIGGIHDHISGAYLLTREGSNFSEEDVFQMVKHARMPLPKPTGEEWTGKQVFSLLLPKDLNMVYKAEICRKCDECLKQECKNDAYVVIENGQIRSGAMDEKAYGAFSGKILDSIVKEYGTDKAREFLDASTKLAISGIMKRGFTTSTADEEIPREAKDRIEELLANAEAKVEKLIDAYHNEELEALPGRSLRETLEMKIMQVLGEARDKSGEIAESYFGMENHAVIMALTGARGSMLNLTQIAACVGQQSVRGGRIERGYSKRTLPHFQVGELGAKASGFVHSSYKKGLDPLEFFFHAMGGREGLVDTAIRTAQSGYMQRRLVNALQDLNVQPDGTVRDNRGVIIQTEYGEDGIDPAKSDYGKVADIDRMIDEMRIKSKVK